From the Jilunia laotingensis genome, the window AAGAATGATAATCGTTTGGCAATCTTAAGCGAAGTTTCATCATCAATAAAGGAATATACTAATATCCCCTTTGCACAAAATATACGTTTAAAATTAGATTCGATTATCAAAGCTGGACATTATGATGAAGATGGTTTTGTCAGGGTGATCAGTGCTGTTGGAGAGTTATACCATAAGGAGGGTAAATTGACCAAAGCTATAGAATTGTATCAAAAAGTAGTGGTATACTATGAACAAAAGAATAATCCCACACAAGAAGAAATACATTCCCTAATACATTTTTATATACCTTTAGGGGCTTCACATGAAGAACTCGGACTATGGAAAGATGCCATGCCTTACTACCTGAAAGCGCTTTCTTTATCCGAGAAATATGGTATAGATGAGTATAAAGCTATGATATACAATAATATCGGTGTGGTTTATTATAATCAAAATAAATTAGAGAAGTCCAAGGATTATATGTTGAAAGCGATAGATATGAATATGCGGAATAATAATAGAAAGGAGCTTTTCAATAACTATAATAATTTGGCAGGCATCTATTTACAAACTAAAGATGAAAACAAAGCTTTGGATTATGCTTTGCAAGCCTTACAATTATTAGATAAGCAGAAAGATGCGGATTTATATTATTGTATGCAAACCAATATAGCTAATTTATATTACATAAAAAAAGATTATTCTTTGGCAATAAGTTATTCAAAAAACGCAATGTTTTATCAGGAAGCATTTGGCTTTGGCTCCGATCTCATACAAACTTATAAACTTTATTCTGATATATGTGATAAAATAGGGCAAAAAGACTCGTCATTCATCTATTTGCAGAAAGCACTTAAAGCATCTCAAGCACTCGAAAATAAGCGAATGGAAAGTGATATCCGGCGTAATCTGGCTGACTTTTACCGCAAAAACAATAATTTTAAAAAAGCCTATGAAGCATTGAACCTTTCGCTTATTCAAGCGCATTCAATATTCAAAGAAGATAATGATCAAAAGGCTGATAATATAGAGCGATTATACCTCGCTGAGAACAAAATACGGGAGAATGAATTATTGGTGAAAGATGTTTCTTTGCAAAAGCTCATGGCAAATCGTTTATGGATCATAATGTTGACCTGTATCCTGTGTCTTGTCGTAGTGGCCCTACTATTAATTTATCATTTTAAAAATAAAGAAAGGCAACGAAAAATCGAGGCGGAATTAGTTGAACATCAAAAGCAACTTTTTGAGAAAGAGAAAAAGATGCAAGTTCAGAAAGAAGAGGATTTGAAATGTATACTTGACCAACGAAATAAAGAATTGACTTCTTACACTTTGTCCATGATGAAGACAAATGAGTTTATTTCCGATGTGAATGAAGAGTTCAAACAAGTTCTTCATGAATTAAATCCGAGAGATCAAGAACAGAAAGCTCATATGCAAAAAATACAAGTTAAACTGCAACGGCAAAGTTCAACGAATGATTGGGATGAATTCCGCTGCTATTTTGAGCAAGTCCACCCTTCTTTTTATCAAAAGTTAGAGCAGAACTATCCCAATCTGACAATAAAAGAAAAGCGGCTTTGTGCATTTCTACGATTGGGGCTTTCTCCAAAAGACATTGCCAATATAACCTTTAAAGAGGTGAGAAGCGTGGAAACGGTACGTAATCGTTTACGCAAGAAATTGGGTATAGATAATGATGAGAAATTGATAGAGTTTTTATCTCAAATCTAGCGAGTACGAAGGTATTCTAAGGAGAAAATCATTGGATTGTTTTATCTATAAAGAAGGCTTTATATATAAAAAGTAATGCATATTAGGACAAATGGAGATGTGTCAAAGCTCCCCTTTATTGCAATGACCCTCGCCACAACTATCTGCGGTGAGGGTCATTTGGGGTTTATGAGTGTTTCGACACCCGTGTTCTTTTGTTAAGGCATTATTGTTTTAACCATTTGTCCAACCATTCGAAATAGGTACGTTGCCACAAGATGCCGTTCTGTGGTTTCAACACCCAATGGTTTTCATCCGGATAGATCAGAAGTTCGGCAGGTACGCCACGCATTACGGCAGCATCGAAAGCGGCCATAGCCTGATTGGCCAAAATGCGATAGTCCTTTTCGCCATGTATGCAAAGAATGGGGGTATCCCATCTGTCGACAAACTGATGGGGGGAATTTGCAAAGGTACGTTGGGCAACCGGATTTTGCTTTTCCCAGTAAGCACCTCCCATATCCCAGTTGGCAAACCATTTCTCTTCGGTTTCCAGATATTGCATTTCAATGTTGAAAATGCCGTCATGAGCAATGAATGCTTTGAAACGT encodes:
- a CDS encoding tetratricopeptide repeat protein, which gives rise to MNLCINTKPCNLVNKSYGVKYFLIVLFFSLAQICSASKNDNRLAILSEVSSSIKEYTNIPFAQNIRLKLDSIIKAGHYDEDGFVRVISAVGELYHKEGKLTKAIELYQKVVVYYEQKNNPTQEEIHSLIHFYIPLGASHEELGLWKDAMPYYLKALSLSEKYGIDEYKAMIYNNIGVVYYNQNKLEKSKDYMLKAIDMNMRNNNRKELFNNYNNLAGIYLQTKDENKALDYALQALQLLDKQKDADLYYCMQTNIANLYYIKKDYSLAISYSKNAMFYQEAFGFGSDLIQTYKLYSDICDKIGQKDSSFIYLQKALKASQALENKRMESDIRRNLADFYRKNNNFKKAYEALNLSLIQAHSIFKEDNDQKADNIERLYLAENKIRENELLVKDVSLQKLMANRLWIIMLTCILCLVVVALLLIYHFKNKERQRKIEAELVEHQKQLFEKEKKMQVQKEEDLKCILDQRNKELTSYTLSMMKTNEFISDVNEEFKQVLHELNPRDQEQKAHMQKIQVKLQRQSSTNDWDEFRCYFEQVHPSFYQKLEQNYPNLTIKEKRLCAFLRLGLSPKDIANITFKEVRSVETVRNRLRKKLGIDNDEKLIEFLSQI